A DNA window from Capnocytophaga sp. ARDL2 contains the following coding sequences:
- a CDS encoding electron transfer flavoprotein beta subunit/FixA family protein, translated as MKILVCISHVPDTTSKINFINDDKEFDTNGVQFVINPNDEFGLTRAIWFKEKQGAHITVANVGGNDTEATIRKALAIGADEAIRVNANPTDGAFVAEQLATVVKNGNYDLVICGKESLDYNGGMVPGMLAAHLGYNFVNSCIGLEIDGGNAKVTREIDGGKETLSCATPLVVGGQKGIVEEKDLKIPNMRGIMAARTKAIQVIEPTANSNKTTVVKFEKPAPKSAVKLVSPDNLDELIQLLHNEAKVI; from the coding sequence ATGAAAATATTAGTTTGCATCAGCCATGTGCCTGATACTACTTCAAAAATCAACTTTATCAATGATGATAAAGAGTTCGACACAAACGGAGTTCAGTTTGTAATCAACCCTAACGACGAATTTGGATTGACTCGTGCCATTTGGTTTAAAGAAAAACAAGGTGCACACATCACTGTAGCCAATGTTGGCGGAAACGATACCGAGGCTACAATCCGCAAAGCTTTGGCTATCGGAGCTGATGAGGCAATCCGCGTAAATGCAAACCCAACAGACGGTGCTTTTGTGGCTGAGCAATTGGCTACAGTTGTAAAAAATGGAAACTACGACTTGGTAATCTGTGGTAAAGAATCATTGGACTACAACGGTGGTATGGTTCCTGGAATGTTGGCTGCTCATTTGGGGTACAACTTTGTAAACTCTTGTATCGGTTTGGAAATCGACGGAGGAAATGCAAAGGTAACTCGTGAAATCGACGGAGGAAAAGAAACTTTATCTTGTGCAACTCCTTTGGTTGTAGGTGGACAAAAAGGAATCGTTGAAGAAAAAGATTTGAAAATTCCTAACATGCGCGGAATTATGGCAGCTCGTACAAAAGCGATTCAAGTAATAGAGCCAACTGCAAATAGTAACAAAACGACTGTTGTAAAATTTGAAAAACCAGCTCCAAAATCTGCTGTGAAATTGGTAAGCCCAGACAACTTGGACGAATTAATCCAATTGTTGCACAACGAAGCAAAAGTAATCTAA
- a CDS encoding RNA polymerase sigma factor, translated as MLFIETKDTNLFSYIYDRYAKFVYNKYIQTVRCKENSKDITHDIFIKIYINISKFRFESKISTWIYSVTYNACMDFLRGQQENVVNIDNEAIEEELDPGEQEKLEREIFALIYQRLLEVLELLTVTEKNIHLMKYQEDLSIKKILPY; from the coding sequence GTGTTGTTTATAGAAACAAAAGACACCAATCTCTTTTCGTATATATACGATCGATACGCAAAATTTGTATACAACAAATACATACAAACTGTCAGATGCAAAGAAAACTCAAAAGATATAACGCATGATATATTTATCAAAATATACATCAATATCTCAAAGTTTAGGTTTGAATCAAAAATATCCACATGGATTTATTCTGTAACCTACAACGCTTGTATGGATTTCTTGCGAGGTCAACAAGAAAATGTTGTAAATATAGATAACGAAGCCATTGAGGAAGAATTAGACCCAGGCGAACAAGAAAAACTCGAAAGAGAAATTTTCGCCTTGATCTATCAACGTTTGTTAGAAGTTTTAGAACTTTTGACCGTAACCGAAAAAAACATTCACTTAATGAAATATCAAGAAGACCTTTCGATAAAAAAAATTCTACCATATTAG
- the rlmH gene encoding 23S rRNA (pseudouridine(1915)-N(3))-methyltransferase RlmH: MTIKLLAIGKTDNKHLIQLIEEYTNRLKHYIKFELDIIPDIKNTKNLSQEQQKQKEGEFILAKLSPTDHLILLDERGKRFTSVAFADELQKKMNAGLKTLVFVIGGPYGFSQQVYDKAYGKISFSDMTFSHQMIRLFIVEQIYRAFTILRNEPYHHQ; the protein is encoded by the coding sequence ATGACCATAAAACTTTTAGCCATAGGCAAAACCGACAACAAGCACCTAATTCAATTAATCGAGGAATATACCAATCGTTTGAAACATTACATCAAATTTGAATTGGATATAATTCCCGATATAAAAAACACTAAAAACCTTTCGCAAGAACAACAGAAACAAAAAGAAGGCGAATTTATTTTAGCCAAGCTCTCTCCTACCGATCATTTGATTTTGTTGGACGAAAGAGGAAAACGATTTACCAGTGTAGCCTTTGCCGACGAATTACAAAAAAAAATGAATGCAGGATTGAAAACCTTGGTATTTGTCATCGGAGGTCCTTATGGATTTTCGCAACAAGTTTATGACAAAGCTTATGGGAAAATCTCGTTTTCAGATATGACATTTTCTCATCAAATGATTCGTCTGTTTATCGTTGAGCAGATTTACAGAGCATTTACCATTTTGAGAAACGAACCTTATCATCATCAATAA
- a CDS encoding M3 family metallopeptidase, producing MNKKSLVMLSAVVGMTIGSCNKSNTAGVFDDNNPLIANWEGEYQVPPFEDIKISHYKPAFEYSIKEHKKEIEAIANSEENATFENTIVAIENSGRLLQKVAKTFFPLTSTDTNEEIQQISQEIAPVLSEHSDNIKMNDKLFARVKKVYDDYKTPSVETPSLTAEQKTLLEDTYKSFVRSGANLSKENKEKLKDINKELSVFSLKFGDNLLAETNNYELIIEDKKDLAGLPNDLIEVAAEEAKNRKKEGKWVFTLDNASVMPFLQYAENRELRKQIWEAYQKRGNQDNALDNKQNALQLANLRLQKAQLLGYNNHAAYVLEESMAKTPENVTRLLQQLWTPALQKVKAEATDIHAMMQRDGINETVQPYDWRYYAEKIRKERYNLDEQELKPYFSLENVRQGIFDVTNKLWGLKYAELKNMPKYHEDVTVWEVKDKDDKKIGLLYMDMHPRASKRGGAWMTSFTDQYIQNGKNVMPVVSIVCNFTKPTASAPSLLTFDEATTFFHEFGHALHGLLSNVNYLSLSGTNVPRDFVELPSQVLENWASDPEVIKMYAKHYQTGEVIPDALIEKMKAAGTFNQGFATIEYLAASFLDMKFHTIDQPIKTDINSFEKDAMSNVGLIEAVIPRYRATYFSHIFAGGYSAGYYSYIWSEVLDSDAFQAFKETSLFDQEKATLFRTNILEKGGTEDPAELYRKFRGADPKIEPLLKKRGLL from the coding sequence ATGAATAAAAAATCTTTAGTTATGCTATCAGCTGTAGTAGGTATGACTATTGGGTCGTGCAACAAATCCAACACTGCTGGAGTATTTGACGACAACAATCCATTGATTGCTAATTGGGAAGGAGAATACCAAGTGCCACCGTTTGAAGATATCAAAATCTCACATTACAAACCAGCTTTTGAATACTCTATCAAGGAACACAAAAAAGAAATCGAAGCAATCGCAAATTCTGAGGAAAATGCAACTTTTGAAAACACTATCGTAGCTATAGAAAACTCTGGTAGACTTTTACAAAAAGTAGCTAAAACCTTTTTCCCATTGACAAGTACTGATACGAACGAAGAAATTCAACAAATTTCTCAAGAAATAGCTCCTGTCCTTTCAGAACACAGTGACAATATCAAAATGAACGACAAATTGTTTGCTCGTGTAAAAAAGGTATATGACGATTACAAAACACCTTCTGTAGAAACACCTTCATTAACTGCGGAACAAAAAACTTTATTGGAAGACACCTATAAAAGTTTTGTAAGAAGCGGTGCAAATCTTTCTAAAGAAAACAAAGAAAAACTAAAAGACATCAACAAAGAATTGTCTGTCTTTTCTCTAAAATTTGGGGACAACTTATTAGCTGAAACTAATAATTATGAACTGATAATCGAAGACAAAAAAGATTTAGCTGGATTGCCAAACGATTTGATTGAAGTAGCTGCTGAAGAAGCAAAAAATAGAAAAAAAGAAGGAAAATGGGTGTTTACCTTAGACAATGCATCTGTAATGCCGTTTTTACAATATGCTGAAAATCGTGAATTGAGAAAACAAATCTGGGAAGCCTACCAAAAAAGAGGTAACCAAGACAATGCGTTGGACAACAAACAAAATGCTTTACAATTGGCAAACTTGCGTTTGCAAAAAGCTCAATTATTGGGATATAATAACCATGCAGCTTATGTTTTGGAAGAAAGTATGGCAAAAACTCCAGAAAATGTGACGCGTTTGCTACAACAATTATGGACTCCTGCTTTGCAAAAAGTAAAAGCAGAAGCCACTGATATTCATGCAATGATGCAACGCGACGGAATCAACGAAACGGTACAGCCTTACGATTGGAGATACTACGCAGAAAAAATTAGAAAAGAGCGTTACAACTTAGACGAACAAGAGTTGAAACCATATTTTAGCTTAGAAAATGTGCGTCAAGGTATCTTTGATGTTACCAACAAATTATGGGGATTGAAATATGCTGAGTTGAAAAACATGCCAAAATATCACGAGGATGTAACTGTATGGGAAGTAAAAGACAAAGACGATAAAAAAATCGGTTTGCTGTATATGGATATGCACCCAAGAGCTTCAAAAAGAGGTGGAGCTTGGATGACTTCTTTTACAGATCAATACATTCAAAATGGTAAAAATGTAATGCCAGTAGTTTCGATTGTTTGTAATTTTACAAAACCTACGGCATCGGCTCCATCACTTTTGACTTTTGACGAAGCGACAACATTTTTCCATGAGTTCGGACATGCTTTGCACGGATTATTGTCAAATGTAAACTACCTAAGTTTGTCAGGTACAAATGTTCCGAGAGATTTCGTAGAATTGCCTTCGCAAGTTTTAGAAAACTGGGCTTCAGACCCTGAAGTAATCAAAATGTACGCAAAACATTACCAAACAGGCGAAGTTATCCCTGATGCATTGATTGAAAAAATGAAAGCAGCAGGTACTTTCAACCAAGGATTTGCTACGATTGAATATTTGGCAGCATCGTTTTTGGATATGAAATTCCACACAATCGACCAACCGATAAAAACAGACATCAATTCGTTTGAAAAAGATGCTATGTCTAATGTAGGATTGATTGAGGCAGTAATCCCAAGATATAGAGCTACTTATTTCAGTCATATCTTTGCAGGTGGATATTCTGCAGGATACTATAGCTATATTTGGAGTGAAGTTTTGGATTCGGATGCCTTCCAAGCCTTTAAAGAAACTTCGTTGTTTGACCAAGAAAAAGCTACATTATTCCGCACAAACATCCTTGAAAAAGGAGGAACAGAAGACCCTGCAGAATTGTATAGAAAATTTAGAGGAGCTGATCCTAAAATCGAACCGCTTTTAAAGAAAAGAGGATTGTTATAA
- a CDS encoding electron transfer flavoprotein subunit alpha/FixB family protein, producing MSVLIYPEFSEGKFKKVAFEIASYAKKVADSLGTTVTAVTVNATDVSELAKYGVSKVLKVNNEQLESFNAKAYADVIKQAAEKENAQVVILSSTTDSLYAAPIVAVNLNAGYASNVIALPVSISPFQVKRNAFSNKAFNITEIATNVKVLAIAKNSYGVAEDAVSLTEEDFSVSLSDADFQVKTESQEKTTGKVSIADAEIVVSGGRGLKGPENWGMIEELAEVLGAATACSKPVSDLDWRPHSEHVGQTGKPVASNMYIAVGISGAIQHIAGINASKVKVVINTDPEAPFFKVADYGVVGDAFQVVPELIKKLKEFKANN from the coding sequence ATGTCAGTTTTAATATATCCAGAATTTTCTGAAGGAAAATTTAAAAAAGTAGCATTTGAAATCGCTTCTTATGCTAAAAAAGTAGCCGATTCATTGGGAACAACTGTTACTGCGGTAACTGTAAACGCAACAGATGTGTCAGAATTGGCAAAATACGGAGTAAGCAAAGTATTGAAAGTAAACAACGAACAATTGGAATCTTTCAACGCAAAGGCTTATGCAGATGTTATCAAACAAGCCGCTGAAAAAGAAAATGCACAAGTAGTAATCCTTTCTTCTACTACAGATTCATTGTACGCTGCTCCAATTGTAGCAGTAAATTTAAACGCTGGATACGCATCAAATGTAATCGCTTTACCAGTATCTATTTCGCCTTTCCAAGTAAAGAGAAATGCGTTTTCAAACAAAGCTTTCAATATTACTGAAATCGCAACAAATGTAAAAGTATTGGCAATTGCTAAAAACTCTTATGGAGTAGCTGAAGACGCAGTGAGCTTGACAGAAGAAGATTTCTCAGTATCATTGAGCGATGCAGATTTCCAAGTAAAAACAGAATCTCAAGAAAAAACTACTGGAAAAGTATCGATTGCAGATGCAGAAATCGTAGTTTCTGGAGGTAGAGGATTGAAAGGACCTGAAAACTGGGGAATGATCGAAGAGTTGGCAGAAGTTTTGGGAGCTGCAACCGCATGTTCAAAACCAGTATCTGACTTAGATTGGAGACCTCACTCAGAGCATGTGGGACAAACAGGAAAACCAGTAGCGTCAAACATGTACATCGCAGTAGGTATCTCAGGAGCTATTCAGCACATTGCAGGTATCAACGCATCAAAAGTAAAAGTGGTAATCAACACAGATCCTGAGGCACCATTCTTTAAAGTAGCTGATTATGGAGTAGTTGGAGACGCTTTTCAAGTAGTTCCAGAATTAATCAAAAAATTGAAAGAATTTAAAGCTAATAATTAA
- a CDS encoding ABC transporter ATP-binding protein — protein sequence MNHILQVKDVVKKYADKTALDKVSLEIPKQSIFGLLGPNGAGKTTLIRMINQITYPDSGEIFLNGRKLSPEDVKIIGYMPEERGLYRSMKVSEQALYLAQLKGLSKKEALTQLKYWFEKMDITHWWDKKIQELSKGMAQKIQFIVTVLHKPQLLIFDEPFSGFDPVNANLIKDEIIQLKEQGSTVIFSTHRMESVEEICDHIALIHQSKKIIDGKLNDVKKAFRSYMYSLVLKTERKDELKAKLQQLGADVTEDNTIKTLDETDVQLNIHLPNADVNSLLQTVFTYGTIVHFSEKIPSINDIFIQAVKK from the coding sequence ATGAATCACATACTACAAGTAAAAGATGTTGTAAAAAAATACGCCGATAAAACGGCCTTAGACAAGGTGTCGTTGGAAATTCCAAAGCAAAGTATTTTTGGACTTTTGGGTCCGAATGGAGCTGGAAAAACGACACTCATCCGCATGATTAATCAAATTACTTATCCAGATAGTGGAGAAATTTTTCTCAACGGTAGAAAACTTTCGCCCGAAGATGTAAAAATCATCGGATACATGCCCGAAGAACGCGGATTGTACCGCTCGATGAAAGTGAGCGAACAGGCATTGTATTTGGCTCAGTTAAAAGGACTTTCTAAAAAAGAAGCTTTGACACAACTCAAATATTGGTTCGAAAAAATGGATATCACCCATTGGTGGGACAAAAAAATCCAAGAATTGTCAAAGGGAATGGCACAGAAAATTCAATTTATTGTTACGGTGCTTCACAAACCACAATTGTTGATTTTCGACGAACCTTTTTCTGGTTTTGACCCTGTAAATGCCAACCTTATCAAAGATGAAATCATTCAGCTAAAAGAGCAAGGTAGCACAGTGATTTTTTCTACGCACCGCATGGAATCGGTAGAGGAAATATGCGACCATATTGCCTTGATTCATCAATCGAAAAAAATCATCGATGGAAAACTCAACGATGTAAAAAAGGCGTTTCGTTCGTATATGTATTCGTTGGTGTTGAAAACAGAAAGAAAAGACGAATTAAAAGCCAAATTGCAACAATTGGGAGCCGATGTTACGGAAGACAACACTATAAAAACTTTAGACGAAACCGATGTGCAATTGAATATCCATTTGCCAAATGCCGATGTCAATTCCTTGCTACAAACTGTTTTTACTTATGGAACGATTGTGCATTTTTCGGAAAAAATTCCAAGTATCAACGATATTTTTATTCAAGCGGTAAAAAAATAA
- the dnaJ gene encoding molecular chaperone DnaJ, whose product MKQDYYEILGIDKSANAATIKKAYRKKAIEFHPDKNPGDKEAEEKFKLAAEAYEVLSDPDKKARYDQYGHAAFEGAGGGGYGGGFGGMNMEDIFRQFGDIFGGGSFGGFSGFGGGGRNQIKGSNLRIKVKATLEDIHSGVEKKIKVKRKAKAPGATYSTCTTCNGRGQITRVQNTILGAMQTSSPCHVCSGVGEKLTNRPTGADADGLITTETQITFKVPAGVQDGMQMKITGKGNDAPGNNGIAGDLIVIFEEIPHDTITRQDDNLHYDLYISFAEAALGTQKEIDTLNGKVRIKIEEGTQSGKILRLRGKGMPSVQGYQTGDFLIHVNVWTPKNLSKEEREIFEKMKDSKNLEPNPQKEEKSFFEKVKEMFS is encoded by the coding sequence ATGAAACAAGATTATTACGAAATATTAGGAATAGACAAATCTGCAAATGCAGCAACCATAAAAAAAGCCTATCGCAAAAAGGCCATCGAATTTCACCCTGATAAAAATCCTGGTGACAAAGAAGCTGAGGAAAAATTCAAATTGGCTGCAGAGGCATACGAAGTTTTGAGCGACCCTGATAAAAAAGCACGTTACGACCAATATGGACACGCAGCCTTTGAAGGTGCTGGTGGAGGTGGCTACGGAGGTGGCTTTGGTGGCATGAATATGGAAGACATCTTTAGACAATTTGGTGACATCTTTGGAGGAGGTAGCTTTGGAGGTTTCAGCGGATTTGGCGGAGGTGGAAGAAATCAAATCAAAGGTTCAAACTTGCGAATCAAAGTAAAAGCCACTCTCGAAGATATTCATTCCGGAGTTGAGAAAAAAATCAAAGTAAAAAGAAAAGCAAAAGCACCTGGTGCTACATACAGCACGTGTACTACATGTAATGGACGTGGACAGATAACACGCGTACAAAACACAATATTGGGTGCAATGCAAACTTCATCACCATGTCATGTATGTAGTGGTGTAGGAGAAAAATTGACCAACAGACCAACAGGTGCTGATGCTGACGGATTAATTACTACCGAAACTCAAATCACCTTCAAAGTACCAGCAGGGGTACAAGATGGAATGCAAATGAAAATCACTGGAAAAGGAAATGACGCTCCAGGAAATAACGGTATTGCAGGAGATTTGATTGTAATTTTTGAGGAAATTCCTCATGATACCATTACTCGCCAAGACGACAACCTACACTACGATTTGTACATCAGTTTTGCTGAAGCAGCATTGGGAACTCAAAAAGAAATTGATACTCTCAATGGAAAAGTTCGCATAAAAATCGAAGAAGGTACACAATCTGGTAAAATATTGCGATTGAGAGGCAAAGGTATGCCAAGTGTACAAGGATATCAAACAGGAGATTTCTTAATACATGTAAACGTTTGGACTCCAAAAAATCTATCGAAAGAAGAAAGAGAAATTTTTGAAAAAATGAAAGACTCTAAAAATTTGGAGCCAAACCCACAAAAAGAAGAAAAATCTTTCTTTGAAAAAGTCAAAGAAATGTTTTCATAA
- a CDS encoding nucleotide exchange factor GrpE produces the protein MSEENITPNEEQEIVQETQETVASIEEQLKEELQQEKDKYLRMYAEFENYKKRTTKERLELYTTASESVLIALLPIIDDFERAIAQLEKQENTEQLHGVQLIYNKFKDTLSSKGLEDIVIEKGSAFDADFAEAVTQIPAGDDMKGKIVDVIEKGYKLGEKIIRYPKVVTGQ, from the coding sequence ATGTCAGAAGAAAATATCACACCAAACGAAGAGCAAGAAATCGTACAAGAAACTCAAGAAACGGTTGCATCTATTGAAGAACAGTTGAAAGAAGAATTGCAACAAGAAAAAGATAAATACTTGAGAATGTATGCCGAATTTGAAAACTATAAAAAGCGTACTACAAAAGAACGTTTGGAATTATATACAACAGCAAGCGAAAGCGTTTTGATCGCACTTTTGCCTATAATCGATGATTTTGAAAGAGCTATTGCACAGTTGGAAAAACAAGAAAATACAGAGCAACTACATGGAGTACAACTCATTTACAACAAATTTAAAGACACTTTGTCATCAAAAGGATTAGAGGATATCGTTATAGAAAAAGGAAGTGCTTTTGACGCAGATTTTGCTGAAGCTGTAACACAAATTCCCGCAGGAGATGATATGAAAGGAAAAATTGTAGATGTAATCGAAAAAGGATACAAACTGGGAGAAAAAATCATTCGTTATCCAAAAGTAGTTACAGGACAATAA
- the folK gene encoding 2-amino-4-hydroxy-6-hydroxymethyldihydropteridine diphosphokinase translates to MNTVFLSLGSNISPRKNYLNQALKEINQRLGEITAQSKIYETPAWGFVSENFYNMAIAVQTEKSSKEVIDGCLKIEKDLGRVRLSKNGYSARVIDIDVLFFNEEIIQTEKLIVPHPLLHQRDFVLLPLQEIAANFVHPIYNQTITQLRNQLSDKIEEIVVR, encoded by the coding sequence ATGAATACCGTTTTTTTATCATTAGGAAGTAATATTTCGCCAAGAAAAAATTATTTAAATCAAGCGTTGAAAGAAATCAATCAACGATTGGGGGAAATTACAGCACAATCTAAAATCTATGAAACCCCTGCTTGGGGATTTGTCAGCGAAAACTTTTACAATATGGCAATCGCTGTACAAACCGAAAAATCAAGTAAAGAAGTCATAGACGGTTGTTTGAAAATTGAAAAAGATTTAGGTAGAGTACGACTTTCAAAAAATGGATATTCCGCTCGTGTCATAGATATAGATGTATTGTTTTTCAACGAAGAAATTATTCAAACAGAAAAATTGATTGTCCCCCATCCGTTGTTGCATCAAAGAGATTTTGTTTTATTGCCCTTACAAGAAATAGCCGCTAATTTTGTACATCCAATTTATAATCAAACCATCACTCAACTGAGAAATCAATTGAGTGACAAAATTGAAGAAATTGTTGTAAGATAA
- a CDS encoding sigma-54-dependent transcriptional regulator, which yields MSKILIVEDEQAIRRVLVKILAEENESFQLFEAGDGEEALKIIESEDLDLVICDIKMPKKDGEEVLKTAKSIKSELPFIMISGHGVLETAVNTMRLGAFDYISKPPDLNRLLTTVRNALDIKSLVVENKQLKKQLKTQVQKKYEIIGESEPIQQIKELIDKVAEADVRVLITGGNGTGKELVAHNIHQKSKRASAPMIEVNCAAIPSELIESELFGHVKGAFTSAVKDRAGKFEAANGGTLFLDEIGDMSLSAQAKVLRVLQENIVNRVGAEKDIKVDVRVIAATNKDLRKEIEAGRFREDLYHRLAVILIKVPALNERRDDIPILVEHFLTKIAEENGTAKKSIDAEAMKLLQEYDWTGNIRELRNVVERLTILGEQVICKRDVQLFATK from the coding sequence ATGTCAAAAATATTAATCGTAGAAGACGAACAAGCCATTCGTCGCGTATTAGTGAAAATATTAGCGGAAGAAAATGAAAGTTTTCAACTTTTTGAGGCTGGAGATGGCGAAGAAGCTCTAAAAATCATCGAATCTGAAGATTTGGATTTGGTGATTTGCGACATTAAAATGCCCAAAAAAGACGGTGAAGAAGTATTGAAAACCGCAAAATCTATCAAAAGCGAATTGCCGTTTATCATGATTTCTGGTCATGGCGTCTTGGAAACTGCCGTAAACACCATGCGTTTGGGGGCGTTTGATTATATCTCAAAACCGCCAGATTTAAATCGCTTGTTGACTACCGTTCGCAATGCCCTGGACATCAAATCTTTGGTGGTTGAAAACAAACAATTGAAAAAACAACTGAAAACTCAAGTACAAAAGAAATACGAAATCATCGGAGAAAGCGAACCTATCCAACAAATCAAAGAGTTGATAGACAAAGTAGCCGAAGCCGATGTACGCGTATTGATTACAGGTGGAAATGGTACAGGAAAAGAACTCGTTGCTCACAATATTCACCAAAAGAGCAAAAGAGCCTCAGCTCCTATGATTGAGGTAAACTGTGCAGCAATTCCATCAGAATTGATTGAAAGCGAATTGTTTGGTCATGTAAAAGGAGCCTTTACTTCGGCAGTGAAAGACCGTGCAGGAAAATTTGAAGCAGCCAATGGCGGTACATTGTTCTTGGACGAAATCGGTGATATGAGTTTGTCTGCACAAGCAAAAGTTTTGCGTGTGTTACAAGAAAACATTGTCAATCGTGTAGGAGCTGAAAAAGACATCAAAGTAGATGTGCGAGTAATAGCCGCTACCAACAAAGATTTGCGAAAAGAAATCGAAGCTGGTAGATTTAGAGAAGATTTGTACCATCGTTTGGCGGTGATTTTAATCAAAGTACCTGCATTGAACGAACGCCGAGATGATATACCAATTTTGGTAGAACACTTCTTGACAAAAATCGCCGAGGAAAACGGTACTGCCAAAAAATCTATCGATGCCGAAGCTATGAAATTATTGCAAGAATACGACTGGACAGGAAACATTCGTGAATTGCGAAACGTAGTTGAAAGATTGACGATTTTGGGCGAGCAAGTGATTTGCAAAAGAGATGTACAATTGTTTGCTACAAAATAG
- a CDS encoding ABC transporter permease: MSILSLIIKREFISKVRNKSFIVMTFLSPLLMAALVGLVVFLSTQDPTDKKNIAICDETGWFQTSFESDDAYHYTYFPTYEKEVMKQGLEEETYQGILHIPKFDDLKKYENGVEYISEESPSMRFIDDVEYELSKVFSAKNYLANGIDTMAMHRSKVDVSMNMQKSSGETTVKGINEIKGVLGSILGYMIMMFIIVYGNMVMRSVIEEKVNRIIEVIISSVKPYQLMLGKIIGASLAGILQFIIWGVCGGILMLILSIFMQPTTPPVMPVGAGEELVGLAENQDTIQMYIAEILQLPFLELGLSFLVFFIFGYFLYSAIYAAIGAAVDNETDSQQFLMPVIAPLILGVYIGAFTVINDPHGTTAVVFSMIPFTSPIVMMMRIPFGVPFYQIALSVLILIATFAAIVYIAAKIYRVGILMYGKKASWKEMLKWLKY; this comes from the coding sequence ATGAGCATATTATCATTAATTATAAAACGAGAGTTTATTTCCAAAGTGCGAAATAAATCCTTTATTGTAATGACTTTTTTAAGTCCGTTGTTGATGGCAGCATTGGTGGGATTGGTAGTGTTTTTAAGCACTCAAGACCCTACCGACAAAAAAAACATTGCCATTTGCGACGAAACGGGGTGGTTTCAAACCTCATTTGAGTCAGACGATGCGTATCATTACACCTATTTTCCTACTTATGAAAAAGAAGTAATGAAGCAAGGGTTGGAAGAAGAAACCTATCAAGGGATATTGCATATTCCAAAATTTGACGATTTGAAAAAATACGAAAACGGCGTAGAGTACATTTCAGAGGAAAGTCCCTCTATGCGTTTTATCGACGATGTAGAATATGAATTATCGAAAGTATTTTCAGCGAAAAACTACTTAGCCAACGGAATCGATACAATGGCAATGCATCGTTCAAAAGTAGATGTTTCTATGAATATGCAAAAGTCTTCTGGAGAAACTACCGTAAAGGGAATCAACGAGATAAAAGGTGTATTAGGTAGTATTTTGGGCTATATGATTATGATGTTTATCATCGTGTATGGAAATATGGTAATGCGTAGCGTAATCGAAGAAAAAGTAAATCGCATCATCGAGGTCATCATTTCGTCAGTAAAACCTTATCAATTGATGCTGGGTAAAATCATCGGAGCTTCTTTGGCTGGTATTTTACAATTTATCATTTGGGGAGTTTGCGGTGGAATCTTGATGTTGATACTTTCGATTTTTATGCAACCTACTACACCACCTGTAATGCCTGTGGGAGCAGGAGAAGAATTGGTTGGATTGGCAGAAAATCAAGATACCATTCAAATGTATATCGCCGAAATCTTACAATTACCGTTTTTAGAATTGGGATTGAGTTTCTTGGTGTTTTTTATCTTTGGATACTTTTTGTACAGTGCCATCTATGCAGCCATAGGAGCCGCAGTGGACAATGAAACCGATTCACAACAGTTTTTAATGCCAGTCATAGCTCCGTTGATTTTAGGAGTGTATATTGGAGCATTTACGGTAATCAACGACCCACACGGAACCACAGCAGTAGTATTTTCGATGATACCATTTACATCGCCGATAGTAATGATGATGCGTATTCCGTTTGGTGTACCGTTTTATCAAATTGCCTTATCTGTATTGATTTTGATAGCAACTTTTGCAGCAATCGTGTATATTGCAGCCAAAATTTACCGAGTAGGAATCTTGATGTATGGTAAAAAAGCCTCTTGGAAAGAAATGTTGAAGTGGTTGAAATATTAA